One window from the genome of Hippoglossus hippoglossus isolate fHipHip1 chromosome 10, fHipHip1.pri, whole genome shotgun sequence encodes:
- the tsc22d3 gene encoding TSC22 domain family protein 3 isoform X3, with product MSTEMFAKSPMEVAVYQLHNFSISFFSSLLGGDVVSVKLDNSASGASVVAIDNKIEQAMDLVKNHLMYAVREEVEILKEQIKELAEKNNQLERENYLLKNLASPEQMEKFQSRIPTDVLLPLDNQSAQVTVDHLQQQHTCNYSAGSAV from the exons ATGAGCACGGAGATGTTCGCTAAAAGCCCGATGGAGGTGGCCGTGTACCAGTTGCATaacttctccatctccttcttctcctcgcTGCTCGGAGGAGACGTCGTGTCGGTCAAACTAGACAACAG TGCCTCTGGTGCTAGCGTTGTGGCCATTGACAACAAGATAGAACAGGCAATG GATCTTGTCAAGAACCACCTGATGTACGCGGTGCGCGAGGAAGTGGAGATCCTCAAAGAGCAGATCAAGGAGCTGGCGGAGAAGAACAACCAGCTTGAGAGGGAGAACTACCTGCTGAAGAACCTGGCCAGTCCAGAACAGATGGAGAAGTTCCAGTCTCGCATTCCGACAGATGTGCTGTTACCGCTGGATAATCAGAGCGCCCAGGTGACCGTGGaccacctccagcagcagcacacctGCAACTACAGCGCTGGCTCTGCTGTATAA